The following nucleotide sequence is from Streptomyces pactum.
GGGCTGTCCGACGGCAGGGTCTGCGCCGACGTGCCGGGCGGCACGGTGAACCGCTGGGACGCCGGCGTCGGCCAGAACGACCTCACGCTCGTCAAGGGGGAGTCCTACCGGTTCAGCTTCAGCGCGACGGGCACGCCCGAGGGCAACTCCGTCCGTGCCGTCGTGGGCCTGCAGGTCTCGCCGTACGACGCGTACCACGAGGTCACACCGCAGCTGAGCGTCTCCGGGAACACGTACACCTACACCTTCACCTCCCCCGTCGACACCACTCAGGGGCAGGTCGCCTTCCAGCTCGGCGGCGCCTCCGATCCCTGGCGCTTCTGTCTGGACGACGTGTCACTCCTGGGTGGGGTGCCGCCGGAGCGGTACGAGCCCGACACCGGCCCCCGGGTCAGGGTCAACCAAGTCGGCTACCTGCCCGGCGGGCCCAAGAACGCCACTCTCGTCACCGACGCGACCGTGCGGCAGCCGTGGCAGCTGAAGAACGCCTCCGGCGCCGTCATCGCCCGCGGCTGGAGCGTCCCCCGCGGCGTGGACCCCTCCTCCGGGCAGAACGTCCACTCGATCCACTTCAGCGACCACCGCACCGCAGGGACGGACCTCACCCTGGTCGCCGACGGCGAGATCAGCCGCCCCTTCGACATCGGCACCGCCGCCTACGAGAAACTCCGCTTGGACGCCGCGAAGTTCTACTACACCCAGCGCAGCGGGACCGCGATCCGCGACGACCTGCGGCCCGGGTACGGCCGCGAGGCCGGTCACGTCGACATCGCCCCCAACCAGGGCGACGGGAACGTGCCCTGCCAGCCCGGTGTCTGCGACTACACCCTCGACGTCACCGGCGGCTGGTACGACGCCGGCGACCACGGCAAGTACGTCGTCAACGGCGGCATCTCCGTCTGGCAGCTCCTCAGCACCTACGAGCGCGCCAAGTTCGCCCGCACCGGGCAGGCCGAGAAACTGGGCGACGGCTCGCTGAACATCCCCGAGAGCGGCAACAAGGTCCCCGACATCCTCGACGAGGCCCGCTGGGAGCTGGAGTTCCTGCTCAAGATGCAGGTGCCGGACGGCAGGCCGCTCGCCGGCATGGCCCACCACAAGATCCACGACGAGCAGTGGACCGGCCTGCCGCTGATGCCCTCCGCCGACCCGCAGAAGCGCGAACTGCACCCGCCGACCACCGCGGCCACCCTGAACCTCGCGGCGACCGCCGCCCAGGCGGCCCGCCTGTACAAGCCGTACGACTCCCGGTTCGCGGCCACCGCGCTCGCCGCGGCCCGCAAGGCCTGGGTCGCGGCCCTCGCCCACCCCGACGTCCTCGCTTCCGAGAGCGACGGCATCGGCGGGGGCACCTACGCCGACCGTGACACCACCGACGAGTTCTACTGGGCGGCGACCGAGCTGTACCTGACCACGGGTGCCGAGGAGTTCGAGGACCACCTCCTGAAGTCCCCGGTCCACAGCGCCGACATCTTCAAGCCGGTCAGCTTCGACTGGGCGGGCACGGCCGTCCCCGCCCGGCTCGACCTCGCCACCGTCCCGAACCGGCTGCCCGGTCGCGACAAGGTCCGCCAGTCCGTACGCGTGGGAGCCGACCGCTACCTGGCCACGCTGAAGGCCCACCCGTACGGCATGCCGTACGCCCCCGCGGGCCACAGGTACGACTGGGGCTCCACCCACCAGATGCTCAACAACGCCGTCGTCCTGGCCACCGCCTACGACATCACCGGAAGTGCGAAGTACCGCGACGGGGCCGTCCAGAGCATGGACTACATCTTTGGCCGCAACGCCCTGAACATCTCGTACGTCACCGGCTACGGCGAGGTCAGCGCGGAGAACCAGCACAGCCGCTGGTACGCCCGCCAGCTCGACCCGGAGCTGCCCCGTCCGCCCGTCGGCTCGCTGTCCGGCGGTCCGAACTCGAGCATCCAAGACCCGCTCGCTCAGAGTAAACTCCAGGGCTGCATCGGACAGTTCTGCTTCATCGACGACATCCAGTCCTGGTCGACCAACGAACTCACCATCAACTGGAACTCCGCCCTC
It contains:
- a CDS encoding glycoside hydrolase family 9 protein, encoding MNRRRTALLSLTALIAAGLTAVPAGPAGADEVEQIRNGTFDTTTDGWWSDNVTLGLSDGRVCADVPGGTVNRWDAGVGQNDLTLVKGESYRFSFSATGTPEGNSVRAVVGLQVSPYDAYHEVTPQLSVSGNTYTYTFTSPVDTTQGQVAFQLGGASDPWRFCLDDVSLLGGVPPERYEPDTGPRVRVNQVGYLPGGPKNATLVTDATVRQPWQLKNASGAVIARGWSVPRGVDPSSGQNVHSIHFSDHRTAGTDLTLVADGEISRPFDIGTAAYEKLRLDAAKFYYTQRSGTAIRDDLRPGYGREAGHVDIAPNQGDGNVPCQPGVCDYTLDVTGGWYDAGDHGKYVVNGGISVWQLLSTYERAKFARTGQAEKLGDGSLNIPESGNKVPDILDEARWELEFLLKMQVPDGRPLAGMAHHKIHDEQWTGLPLMPSADPQKRELHPPTTAATLNLAATAAQAARLYKPYDSRFAATALAAARKAWVAALAHPDVLASESDGIGGGTYADRDTTDEFYWAATELYLTTGAEEFEDHLLKSPVHSADIFKPVSFDWAGTAVPARLDLATVPNRLPGRDKVRQSVRVGADRYLATLKAHPYGMPYAPAGHRYDWGSTHQMLNNAVVLATAYDITGSAKYRDGAVQSMDYIFGRNALNISYVTGYGEVSAENQHSRWYARQLDPELPRPPVGSLSGGPNSSIQDPLAQSKLQGCIGQFCFIDDIQSWSTNELTINWNSALTWMASFVADQR